A stretch of the Sulfolobus acidocaldarius SUSAZ genome encodes the following:
- a CDS encoding 50S ribosomal protein L15: protein MTLSMYHYIEQTWQNKDWRRSILRKRLIEWRRQPAITRIDIPTRLNRARALGYKAKQGFVMVRVRVRRGGLNKPRPNSGRRPKRMGVYGYGPSKGYRWIAEERAARKFPNLEVLGSYYVAEDGMYKYYEVVMVDYSHPVIRSDPELRWLQDSVNRKRVFRGLTSAGQKSRGLIKSRGLKGTVQRKWKKKQKERKLKRRHEATRYYRLQHSGRKIPGK, encoded by the coding sequence ATGACGTTATCTATGTATCATTATATAGAACAAACATGGCAAAACAAAGATTGGAGGAGATCAATTTTAAGAAAAAGGTTAATAGAATGGAGAAGACAACCTGCAATTACTAGAATAGATATACCAACTAGGCTGAACAGAGCAAGAGCCTTAGGATATAAGGCTAAGCAGGGATTCGTGATGGTTAGAGTAAGAGTGAGGAGAGGTGGACTAAACAAGCCAAGGCCGAATAGTGGCAGAAGACCTAAGAGAATGGGTGTTTATGGATACGGTCCATCAAAAGGATACAGGTGGATAGCTGAGGAAAGAGCTGCCAGAAAATTTCCAAACCTAGAAGTGCTTGGAAGTTATTATGTGGCAGAAGATGGGATGTATAAGTATTACGAGGTAGTTATGGTTGATTATTCTCATCCAGTTATTAGATCTGACCCTGAATTAAGATGGCTTCAAGACTCTGTAAATAGAAAGAGAGTATTTAGAGGACTCACTAGTGCTGGACAGAAGTCTAGAGGGCTAATTAAATCTAGAGGTCTCAAGGGTACAGTACAAAGAAAATGGAAAAAGAAGCAGAAAGAAAGAAAGCTAAAGAGGAGGCATGAAGCTACAAGATACTACAGGTTACAACATAGTGGAAGGAAGATTCCTGGGAAATGA
- the ychF gene encoding translation-associated GTPase (the crystal structure of the Haemophilus influenzae YchF protein showed similarity to the yeast structure (PDB: 1NI3); fluorescence spectroscopy revealed nucleic acid binding; the yeast protein YBR025c interacts with the translation elongation factor eEF1) translates to MITVGLIGKTNVGKSTFFSAATLIDVEIANRPFVTINPNIGIAYVRDTCVHTEVNVKCNPRNSVDMDNYRYIPIKLIDVAGLIPGAHQGRGLGNKFLDDLRKADVLIHVIDASGSTNEEGLPIPTGSRDPEEDIKFVINEIEEWFYSIVTKDWQKFARTVDLANKDPEEELLSKLSGLSINKFHIISALKETKLENLKLMQWSEDDLRNFTRKLREISKPIVIAANKADIKESRKFIEKLKQKYQWIVPVSAESELALRRASKAGLIKYLPGDNQIKILKELNQKQREALDYIQTNVIDVYGGTGVQQAINIAVLDALQMIVVYPVEDEKRYTDHDGNVLPDAILIKRNSTPKDLASVIHTELAKGFLYAIDAKKKIRVGEDYKLQHRDIIKIVSSTAKP, encoded by the coding sequence ATGATAACTGTAGGTTTAATAGGCAAGACAAATGTAGGCAAGAGTACATTCTTTTCCGCTGCTACACTTATAGATGTAGAAATAGCGAACAGACCATTCGTCACTATAAATCCAAACATAGGAATAGCATATGTGAGAGATACTTGTGTACATACCGAAGTAAACGTAAAGTGTAATCCTAGAAATTCCGTAGATATGGATAATTACAGATATATACCGATAAAACTAATCGATGTAGCTGGGCTAATTCCTGGTGCTCACCAAGGGCGTGGTCTAGGTAATAAGTTCCTCGATGATCTACGAAAAGCTGATGTTTTGATACATGTGATTGATGCTAGTGGATCCACTAATGAGGAGGGATTACCTATCCCTACTGGAAGTAGAGACCCAGAAGAGGACATAAAATTTGTTATTAATGAAATTGAGGAGTGGTTTTACTCTATAGTAACAAAAGATTGGCAGAAATTTGCGAGAACTGTGGATCTTGCGAACAAAGATCCTGAGGAGGAGTTATTATCAAAGCTCTCCGGTTTATCAATTAACAAATTTCATATAATTAGTGCATTAAAGGAAACTAAATTGGAGAACCTGAAATTAATGCAGTGGAGCGAAGATGATCTACGTAACTTTACACGAAAACTGAGAGAAATTTCAAAACCTATTGTTATAGCAGCAAACAAGGCAGATATAAAAGAGTCGAGAAAATTCATAGAAAAACTAAAACAAAAGTATCAGTGGATAGTACCGGTAAGTGCAGAATCAGAACTCGCCCTACGCAGAGCTTCAAAAGCAGGTCTAATTAAATATCTCCCAGGCGATAATCAAATAAAAATCCTTAAAGAACTTAATCAGAAACAGAGAGAAGCATTAGACTATATACAGACAAATGTCATTGATGTATATGGAGGTACTGGTGTTCAGCAAGCTATAAACATTGCAGTATTAGATGCATTACAGATGATAGTCGTATACCCGGTGGAAGACGAAAAAAGATATACAGACCATGACGGAAATGTACTACCAGATGCTATACTAATAAAAAGAAATTCAACCCCAAAAGATCTAGCTTCAGTCATACATACTGAATTGGCTAAAGGATTTCTTTATGCTATAGATGCAAAAAAGAAAATAAGGGTTGGAGAAGATTATAAGTTACAACACAGGGATATTATTAAAATTGTTTCGTCTACTGCTAAGCCTTAA
- a CDS encoding methyltransferase: MNNDVYIPAEDTELIMDMIKIKDGETVLDMGSGTGILSLHALKLGAKRVLSIDVNPNAADATLCTLKSNGFSGNVLNCYLLDCIRNTKFDVAIFNPPYLPFEEYDNWLGYSWSGGKSGIDILLSFLSEVMAERVYIVYSSLSDEDKLMSFLEERFIISSRKEIKIGLERLIGLELIKNDDQASNS, from the coding sequence CTGAACAATGATGTATATATTCCGGCTGAAGATACAGAATTAATAATGGATATGATAAAGATTAAAGATGGAGAAACCGTTTTAGATATGGGTAGTGGAACCGGTATTCTATCTTTGCATGCCTTAAAATTAGGTGCAAAGAGAGTTCTATCTATAGACGTTAATCCTAATGCTGCAGACGCTACTCTATGTACACTTAAATCAAACGGATTCAGTGGAAATGTACTTAATTGTTATTTATTAGATTGTATAAGAAATACGAAGTTTGATGTAGCTATATTTAATCCTCCTTACCTTCCATTTGAAGAATATGATAATTGGTTAGGTTATAGTTGGTCTGGAGGAAAGAGTGGTATTGATATTTTATTATCCTTCTTAAGCGAGGTTATGGCTGAGAGAGTCTACATAGTTTATTCATCTTTATCGGATGAAGATAAATTAATGTCTTTTTTGGAGGAAAGGTTCATAATATCTAGCAGAAAGGAAATAAAGATAGGTCTGGAAAGGTTAATTGGTTTGGAGCTGATAAAAAATGACGATCAGGCTAGTAATAGTTGA
- a CDS encoding RNA methyltransferase — protein MRLVIVEPEGAYNLGFIARLVKNFLIDEFYVVNPKCDINEAIKFSAKGSEVIEKMMKITNNFDDAIRDVDLKIATSSIADIKGDLLRKSIRPIDLERLIKDKKVAFIFGRESVGLTREEIAKSDFLLFIPANPEYPVLNLSHAVGIVLYELWRNRNNKIPSVSSEPIKLIDDYSKKIMDILVNKDATRSMYLILKRVLIKGIEDNEEAMTIVRILRKIYVRLAKKENESDKLL, from the coding sequence ATCAGGCTAGTAATAGTTGAACCCGAGGGTGCATATAATTTAGGATTCATAGCTCGTTTAGTCAAAAATTTCCTGATAGATGAATTTTATGTAGTAAATCCAAAATGTGATATCAATGAAGCCATTAAGTTTTCAGCGAAGGGTAGTGAAGTAATAGAAAAAATGATGAAAATAACTAACAATTTTGATGACGCTATACGTGACGTGGACCTAAAAATTGCTACTTCAAGTATAGCCGATATTAAAGGAGATTTATTACGTAAGTCAATAAGACCTATAGATTTGGAGCGCCTCATTAAGGATAAAAAGGTTGCATTTATTTTTGGTAGAGAGAGTGTAGGTTTAACTAGAGAAGAAATAGCTAAATCAGATTTTCTATTATTTATACCAGCAAATCCGGAATATCCTGTTCTAAATCTTTCACATGCAGTAGGGATAGTATTATATGAGCTGTGGAGAAACAGAAATAACAAAATCCCCAGTGTATCGTCTGAACCTATTAAACTAATTGATGATTACTCTAAGAAGATCATGGATATTCTAGTTAACAAAGATGCAACAAGAAGTATGTACCTAATATTAAAGAGAGTTCTAATTAAAGGCATAGAAGATAATGAAGAAGCTATGACCATAGTTAGGATACTTCGAAAAATCTACGTTAGGTTAGCAAAGAAGGAAAATGAGAGTGATAAACTTTTATAA
- a CDS encoding nucleotidyltransferase — translation MKAVILAAGSGERLEPVTQTRPKQFIPILGKPLISYVIEELRKLNLDIIIVVNNAYKEYFESRIGSLVKLVIQNEGKGTAAALNAVRNSVSGNENILLMYGDVFLGDLGIIEKVIREESENVILGVRVQNPKDYGVLVADYNNELKEIIEKPENPPSNLINGGIYKLGPDIFHYLDKISKSPRGELELTDAVSLMSKSSKVKVLKYEGFWIDIGRPWDILSVNKWALDNLLYSKNVGNVEDFVKIKGKVIIEEGAEIRSFSYIEGPTYIGKGCHIGPHSYIRPYTVLLNDVKIGTHTEIKESVVMENSKIPHLSYVGDSVIGEDVNFGAGTVIANLRFDEKDIKMNVKGQRVSSGRKKLGAIIGDHVRTGINVTILPGIKIGAYAKIYPGSVVNRDVNQGEFFKA, via the coding sequence ATGAAAGCAGTAATTCTTGCGGCAGGTTCAGGAGAAAGGCTGGAACCGGTAACTCAAACTAGACCTAAACAATTTATTCCTATTCTTGGTAAACCGCTTATTTCTTATGTAATTGAGGAATTACGAAAGTTAAACTTGGATATAATCATAGTAGTAAATAATGCATATAAGGAGTACTTTGAAAGCAGGATAGGAAGTTTAGTTAAATTGGTGATTCAAAATGAAGGTAAAGGTACAGCAGCAGCCTTGAATGCTGTAAGAAATAGTGTATCCGGAAACGAAAATATACTACTAATGTATGGGGACGTATTTTTAGGGGATTTAGGAATTATAGAAAAAGTAATAAGAGAAGAGTCTGAAAATGTTATCTTAGGAGTTAGAGTTCAAAATCCTAAGGACTATGGTGTTCTTGTTGCAGATTACAATAACGAGTTAAAGGAAATAATTGAAAAGCCTGAAAATCCTCCTAGTAATCTGATTAATGGTGGTATATATAAATTAGGACCAGATATATTTCATTATTTAGATAAGATTTCTAAATCACCTAGGGGAGAGTTAGAGCTTACTGACGCAGTTAGCTTGATGTCTAAAAGTTCTAAAGTGAAGGTTTTAAAATACGAGGGATTTTGGATAGATATCGGCAGACCTTGGGACATTTTAAGTGTTAATAAATGGGCATTAGATAATCTGCTTTACAGTAAAAATGTAGGTAATGTAGAGGATTTTGTTAAAATAAAGGGTAAGGTGATAATTGAAGAAGGAGCAGAGATTAGGTCATTCTCTTACATTGAAGGACCTACGTATATAGGTAAAGGTTGCCATATAGGTCCTCATTCATACATTAGACCATATACAGTGCTTCTAAATGATGTTAAAATCGGCACACATACTGAAATCAAGGAATCTGTAGTCATGGAAAATTCTAAGATCCCTCATCTCAGTTACGTGGGTGATTCTGTAATTGGCGAAGATGTAAATTTTGGAGCAGGGACAGTTATAGCGAATTTAAGATTCGACGAAAAAGACATCAAGATGAACGTGAAGGGTCAAAGAGTAAGTAGTGGAAGGAAGAAATTAGGAGCTATAATAGGGGATCATGTAAGAACAGGAATTAATGTTACTATTCTTCCAGGAATTAAGATAGGTGCATATGCAAAAATTTATCCTGGATCTGTCGTAAATAGAGACGTGAATCAAGGAGAGTTTTTTAAGGCTTAG
- a CDS encoding 16S rRNA methyltransferase translates to MKNKLGQHFLNDISVIKKLISLVDHSTRPVIEVGSGNGVITKFLKPDIAIEIDVSLINHLRNYQLIIGDGRYLPTTRGQVVSSLPYYITTDFFHEVIKLDNIMKLVLIVQKDFIDKITSKSTLISYLLNYYYKISLFDIVPPSAFSPNPKVFSQLVVFDRARKYNKNISEIIECVSKYRNKSVKNALSLCGYNFELQNNKKVREFKPWEITDLLHSVGINFV, encoded by the coding sequence ATGAAGAATAAGTTAGGACAGCACTTTTTAAATGACATTAGTGTTATAAAGAAACTTATTTCTCTTGTAGATCATTCTACAAGACCCGTAATAGAAGTTGGATCTGGCAACGGTGTTATTACAAAATTTCTTAAACCCGATATTGCGATTGAAATAGACGTTTCTCTTATCAATCACTTACGAAATTATCAACTTATAATAGGGGATGGAAGATATCTTCCAACCACTAGAGGCCAAGTAGTATCCTCTTTGCCCTATTACATAACAACAGACTTTTTTCATGAGGTAATAAAGCTAGATAATATTATGAAACTAGTTCTTATAGTACAGAAAGATTTTATAGATAAAATTACTTCAAAGTCCACATTAATATCTTACCTTTTAAATTATTACTACAAAATATCACTGTTTGATATTGTACCACCAAGCGCATTCTCACCCAATCCTAAAGTTTTTTCTCAATTAGTCGTATTTGATAGGGCAAGAAAATATAATAAAAATATAAGTGAAATAATAGAGTGCGTTAGTAAATATAGAAACAAGAGTGTTAAAAACGCATTATCGTTATGTGGTTACAATTTTGAATTACAAAATAATAAGAAGGTAAGGGAGTTTAAGCCATGGGAGATAACAGATTTATTGCATTCCGTGGGTATAAACTTTGTCTGA
- a CDS encoding 30S ribosomal protein S3 (the function for this protein is unknown): MSSKSSSTIRDKWKLKKWYVITAPKVFGEALLGSTPAYDINKALSRKIEVTLYDLTGDYNLVYIHLYFKILGNISGDKLSTIFYGHELSRDYIRSLVRRKSSKINAVVDVTTKDGYMLRVKGLVLTTYRAHISQKTAIRKVISDITRKKAEEADFDQFVQDVIFGKLSNDIFQEAKKIYPLRKVEIEKTKLLKAPKV, translated from the coding sequence ATGTCTTCGAAATCAAGCTCAACGATCAGGGACAAATGGAAACTTAAGAAGTGGTATGTAATTACTGCTCCTAAGGTTTTCGGCGAAGCTTTGTTAGGTAGCACTCCAGCATATGATATTAACAAGGCTTTAAGTAGAAAAATAGAGGTTACTTTATATGATCTTACGGGGGATTATAACCTAGTATATATACATCTATATTTCAAGATTTTAGGTAATATAAGTGGAGATAAACTCAGCACTATATTTTATGGACATGAATTATCTAGAGATTACATAAGATCTTTGGTTAGAAGGAAGAGCTCAAAGATAAATGCAGTAGTTGATGTAACCACAAAAGACGGTTATATGTTAAGGGTAAAGGGCTTGGTGTTAACAACTTATAGAGCTCATATATCACAAAAGACTGCAATTAGAAAAGTCATTTCAGATATTACTAGAAAGAAAGCAGAGGAAGCCGATTTTGATCAATTTGTTCAAGACGTAATATTTGGCAAGCTATCCAATGACATATTCCAAGAAGCTAAGAAGATATACCCACTGAGAAAAGTTGAAATTGAGAAGACTAAATTACTTAAAGCTCCTAAAGTATAA